In Apis cerana isolate GH-2021 linkage group LG5, AcerK_1.0, whole genome shotgun sequence, a single genomic region encodes these proteins:
- the LOC107998181 gene encoding annulin isoform X3: MGKFCSCFSRFRAIFRPETVTDNPLNPLCTKPECLPRPPAASNSGEDFSVPVLTILDVDPCIGENGAKHRTSRYEAMTRRGDGSRLVVRRGQEFYLHLALSRDYDPNTDGISLVFTVDGAERPQYGHGTLVATPVLYPGQRSEASWQAYIDSLHSDFLRLKIVPAPDAIIGKWRMDIDTKNKSTDGAVSYTMKNPFYLVFNPWCREDAVYMEDEEERQEYVMAEDGLIWRGSYNRPRRTVWKYSQFERDILDCALHLMIEVGRVRVSARHDPVVIARVLSAAVNSPDDNGAVMGNWSNDFGGGTPPTKWLGSQKILQQYYKTRKPVKYGQCWVFSGVLATICRALGLPCRVVTNYASAHDTQSSLTVDYFVDAEGKAMEELNSDSIWNFHVWNEVWMKRDDISAEYSGWQAIDATPQELSENAYRCGPASVIGVKRGEVLRPYDNAFLFAEVNADKVFWRYNGPTQPLKLIRKDAHGIGQFISTKAVGRWTREDITHTYKYPEKSEEERAAMLKALRQSQSLFSRYYLNDEFNDVTFDFELRDDIVIGQPFSVVLLIKNRSDRNEYEVSVILRVETVLYTGRVGDAVKRWSVDRVVRPGTLEEARMDVSWQEYGPRLLDQCAFNVACLAAVKDTNFEYFAQDDFRVRKPDIVITVSDPESRKDCPYRLGAISVVGERGGGGGRVEGDGQIPESVTDPVEQGPFPDRGAGFGRAVEGEIVGGGENGGLRRVFLLHGAEIRGTRHDSGEILLQGARGRGRFRQFYGETEQRLNSSPFSFFS, from the exons atgggcaAATTTTGTTCGTGTTTCTCAAGATTCAGAGCAATCTTTAGACCCGAAACTGTTACAGACAATCCTCTCAACCCATTATGTACAAAACCGGAATGTCTTCCACGGCCACCTGCTGCATCTAATTCTG GGGAGGACTTCAGCGTGCCGGTGCTCACGATTCTGGACGTGGACCCGTGCATCGGCGAGAACGGCGCGAAGCACAGGACGTCGAGGTACGAGGCGATGACTCGGCGGGGCGACGGCTCGAGGCTCGTCGTGAGACGCGGCCAAGAGTTCTACCTGCACCTCGCCCTGTCCAGGGATTACGACCCGAACACGGACGGTATATCGCTGGTGTTCACCGTGGACGGGGCTGAGAGGCCGCAGTACGGCCACGGCACCCTCGTCGCCACCCCCGTCCTCTACCCCGGCCAGCGATCCGAGGCTTCTTGGCAGGCTTACATCGACTCCCTTCACTCCGATTTCCTTCGACTGAAG ATCGTCCCCGCCCCCGACGCGATAATAGGCAAGTGGAGGATGGACATCGACACGAAGAACAAGAGCACGGACGGGGCGGTGAGTTACACGATGAAGAACCCGTTCTACCTCGTGTTCAACCCCTGGTGCCGAG AGGACGCGGTTTACAtggaggacgaggaggagaggcAGGAGTACGTGATGGCGGAGGACGGGCTGATATGGCGCGGCAGCTACAATCGGCCGAGGCGGACCGTGTGGAAGTACTCGCAGTTCGAGCGAGACATATTGGACTGCGCTCTGCACCTGATGATCGAGGTTGGCAGGGTTCGGGTCTCGGCCAGGCACGACCCCGTAGTCATAGCGCGCGTCTTGTCCGCGGCC GTGAACTCGCCGGACGACAACGGGGCGGTGATGGGCAACTGGTCCAACGATTTCGGGGGTGGCACGCCGCCCACCAAGTGGCTCGGCTCGCAGAAGATACTCCAGCAGTACTACAAGACTAGGAAACCGGTCAAGTACGGGCAGTGTTGGGTGTTCTCGGGCGTGTTGGCGACCATTTGCCGTGCCCTGGGACTGCCGTGCCGCGTTGTGACCAATTACGCGAGCGCGCACGACACGCAGAGCAGCCTCACCGTCGATTACTTCGTGGACGCCGAGGGGAAAGCGATGGAGGAGTTGAACAGCGACTCTATATG GAATTTCCACGTGTGGAACGAGGTGTGGATGAAACGGGACGACATATCGGCGGAGTATTCCGGGTGGCAGGCGATCGACGCAACCCCCCAGGAGTTGAGCGAGAACGCTTACCGGTGCGGTCCTGCCTCCGTGATCGGCGTGAAGAGGGGCGAGGTCCTTCGCCCTTACGACAACGCTTTCCTGTTCGCCGAGGTGAACGCGGACAAGGTGTTCTGGCGGTACAACGGGCCCACGCAGCCGTTGAAGCTGATCCGGAAGGACGCTCACGG AATCGGGCAATTCATCAGCACGAAAGCGGTGGGCAGGTGGACGAGGGAGGATATCACTCACACCTACAAGTATCCGGAGA AATCGGAGGAGGAGCGGGCCGCCATGTTGAAAGCGTTGCGCCAGAGCCAGTCCCTGTTCAGTCGTTATTATCTCAACGACGAATTTAACGACGTCACGTTCGACTTCGAGCTTCGGGACGATATCGTGATAGGACAACCGTTCAG CGTGGTGCTGTTGATCAAGAACAGGAGCGACCGCAACGAGTACGAGGTGTCGGTGATCCTGAGGGTGGAGACGGTGCTGTACACGGGGAGGGTCGGCGACGCGGTGAAAAGATGGAGCGTGGACCGAGTGGTGAGGCCGGGGACGCTGGAGGAGGCGCGCATGGACGTGTCGTGGCAGGAGTACGGGCCCCGATTGCTGGATCAATGCGCGTTCAACGTCGCCTGCCTCGCCGCCGTCAAGGACACCAATTTCGAATACTTCGCCCAAGACGACTTTCGCGTGAGGAAGCCCGACATCGTGATCACGGTAAGCGATCCCGAGTCCCGAAAGGATTGTCCTTACCGATTGGGAGCAATTTCCGTAGTTGGAGAACGAGGCGGTGGCGGGGGACGAGTTGAGGGCGACGGCCAAATTCCAGAATCCGTTACCGATCCCGTTGAACAAGGGCCGTTTCCTGATCGAGGGGCCGGGTTTGGACGAGCAGTTGAAGGTGAAATTGTCGGAGGCGGTGAGAACGGGGGCCTACGCCGAGTGTTCCTTCTCCATGGTGCCGAGATACGAGGGACGCGCCACGATAGCGGCGAAATTTTACTCCAAGGAGCTCGAGGACGTGGACGGTTTCGTCAATTTTATGGTGAAACCGAGCAACGATTAAACTCGtcacctttttctttcttctcgtaa
- the LOC107998181 gene encoding annulin isoform X4 — MGKFCSCFSRFRAIFRPETVTDNPLNPLCTKPECLPRPPAASNSGEDFSVPVLTILDVDPCIGENGAKHRTSRYEAMTRRGDGSRLVVRRGQEFYLHLALSRDYDPNTDGISLVFTVDGAERPQYGHGTLVATPVLYPGQRSEASWQAYIDSLHSDFLRLKIVPAPDAIIGKWRMDIDTKNKSTDGAVSYTMKNPFYLVFNPWCREDAVYMEDEEERQEYVMAEDGLIWRGSYNRPRRTVWKYSQFERDILDCALHLMIEVGRVRVSARHDPVVIARVLSAAVNSPDDNGAVMGNWSNDFGGGTPPTKWLGSQKILQQYYKTRKPVKYGQCWVFSGVLATICRALGLPCRVVTNYASAHDTQSSLTVDYFVDAEGKAMEELNSDSIWNFHVWNEVWMKRDDISAEYSGWQAIDATPQELSENAYRCGPASVIGVKRGEVLRPYDNAFLFAEVNADKVFWRYNGPTQPLKLIRKDAHGIGQFISTKAVGRWTREDITHTYKYPEKSEEERAAMLKALRQSQSLFSRYYLNDEFNDVTFDFELRDDIVIGQPFSVVLLIKNRSDRNEYEVSVILRVETVLYTGRVGDAVKRWSVDRVVRPGTLEEARMDVSWQEYGPRLLDQCAFNVACLAAVKDTNFEYFAQDDFRVRKPDIVITLENEAVAGDELRATAKFQNPLPIPLNKGRFLIEGPGLDEQLKVKLSEAVRTGAYAECSFSMVPRYEGRATIAAKFYSKELEDVDGFVNFMVKPSND; from the exons atgggcaAATTTTGTTCGTGTTTCTCAAGATTCAGAGCAATCTTTAGACCCGAAACTGTTACAGACAATCCTCTCAACCCATTATGTACAAAACCGGAATGTCTTCCACGGCCACCTGCTGCATCTAATTCTG GGGAGGACTTCAGCGTGCCGGTGCTCACGATTCTGGACGTGGACCCGTGCATCGGCGAGAACGGCGCGAAGCACAGGACGTCGAGGTACGAGGCGATGACTCGGCGGGGCGACGGCTCGAGGCTCGTCGTGAGACGCGGCCAAGAGTTCTACCTGCACCTCGCCCTGTCCAGGGATTACGACCCGAACACGGACGGTATATCGCTGGTGTTCACCGTGGACGGGGCTGAGAGGCCGCAGTACGGCCACGGCACCCTCGTCGCCACCCCCGTCCTCTACCCCGGCCAGCGATCCGAGGCTTCTTGGCAGGCTTACATCGACTCCCTTCACTCCGATTTCCTTCGACTGAAG ATCGTCCCCGCCCCCGACGCGATAATAGGCAAGTGGAGGATGGACATCGACACGAAGAACAAGAGCACGGACGGGGCGGTGAGTTACACGATGAAGAACCCGTTCTACCTCGTGTTCAACCCCTGGTGCCGAG AGGACGCGGTTTACAtggaggacgaggaggagaggcAGGAGTACGTGATGGCGGAGGACGGGCTGATATGGCGCGGCAGCTACAATCGGCCGAGGCGGACCGTGTGGAAGTACTCGCAGTTCGAGCGAGACATATTGGACTGCGCTCTGCACCTGATGATCGAGGTTGGCAGGGTTCGGGTCTCGGCCAGGCACGACCCCGTAGTCATAGCGCGCGTCTTGTCCGCGGCC GTGAACTCGCCGGACGACAACGGGGCGGTGATGGGCAACTGGTCCAACGATTTCGGGGGTGGCACGCCGCCCACCAAGTGGCTCGGCTCGCAGAAGATACTCCAGCAGTACTACAAGACTAGGAAACCGGTCAAGTACGGGCAGTGTTGGGTGTTCTCGGGCGTGTTGGCGACCATTTGCCGTGCCCTGGGACTGCCGTGCCGCGTTGTGACCAATTACGCGAGCGCGCACGACACGCAGAGCAGCCTCACCGTCGATTACTTCGTGGACGCCGAGGGGAAAGCGATGGAGGAGTTGAACAGCGACTCTATATG GAATTTCCACGTGTGGAACGAGGTGTGGATGAAACGGGACGACATATCGGCGGAGTATTCCGGGTGGCAGGCGATCGACGCAACCCCCCAGGAGTTGAGCGAGAACGCTTACCGGTGCGGTCCTGCCTCCGTGATCGGCGTGAAGAGGGGCGAGGTCCTTCGCCCTTACGACAACGCTTTCCTGTTCGCCGAGGTGAACGCGGACAAGGTGTTCTGGCGGTACAACGGGCCCACGCAGCCGTTGAAGCTGATCCGGAAGGACGCTCACGG AATCGGGCAATTCATCAGCACGAAAGCGGTGGGCAGGTGGACGAGGGAGGATATCACTCACACCTACAAGTATCCGGAGA AATCGGAGGAGGAGCGGGCCGCCATGTTGAAAGCGTTGCGCCAGAGCCAGTCCCTGTTCAGTCGTTATTATCTCAACGACGAATTTAACGACGTCACGTTCGACTTCGAGCTTCGGGACGATATCGTGATAGGACAACCGTTCAG CGTGGTGCTGTTGATCAAGAACAGGAGCGACCGCAACGAGTACGAGGTGTCGGTGATCCTGAGGGTGGAGACGGTGCTGTACACGGGGAGGGTCGGCGACGCGGTGAAAAGATGGAGCGTGGACCGAGTGGTGAGGCCGGGGACGCTGGAGGAGGCGCGCATGGACGTGTCGTGGCAGGAGTACGGGCCCCGATTGCTGGATCAATGCGCGTTCAACGTCGCCTGCCTCGCCGCCGTCAAGGACACCAATTTCGAATACTTCGCCCAAGACGACTTTCGCGTGAGGAAGCCCGACATCGTGATCACG TTGGAGAACGAGGCGGTGGCGGGGGACGAGTTGAGGGCGACGGCCAAATTCCAGAATCCGTTACCGATCCCGTTGAACAAGGGCCGTTTCCTGATCGAGGGGCCGGGTTTGGACGAGCAGTTGAAGGTGAAATTGTCGGAGGCGGTGAGAACGGGGGCCTACGCCGAGTGTTCCTTCTCCATGGTGCCGAGATACGAGGGACGCGCCACGATAGCGGCGAAATTTTACTCCAAGGAGCTCGAGGACGTGGACGGTTTCGTCAATTTTATGGTGAAACCGAGCAACGATTAA
- the LOC107998181 gene encoding annulin isoform X1 has translation MEAFARCRKVLEEAPRTQATHPTQPNPARRAPNRGFLPSCRYRSARSASFSEVFGHRSRGARSPPMGSVSRSFSRDEFTFPNPRTMFYRFYDRYRIFNDRRFRPFPFAFYWEDFSVPVLTILDVDPCIGENGAKHRTSRYEAMTRRGDGSRLVVRRGQEFYLHLALSRDYDPNTDGISLVFTVDGAERPQYGHGTLVATPVLYPGQRSEASWQAYIDSLHSDFLRLKIVPAPDAIIGKWRMDIDTKNKSTDGAVSYTMKNPFYLVFNPWCREDAVYMEDEEERQEYVMAEDGLIWRGSYNRPRRTVWKYSQFERDILDCALHLMIEVGRVRVSARHDPVVIARVLSAAVNSPDDNGAVMGNWSNDFGGGTPPTKWLGSQKILQQYYKTRKPVKYGQCWVFSGVLATICRALGLPCRVVTNYASAHDTQSSLTVDYFVDAEGKAMEELNSDSIWNFHVWNEVWMKRDDISAEYSGWQAIDATPQELSENAYRCGPASVIGVKRGEVLRPYDNAFLFAEVNADKVFWRYNGPTQPLKLIRKDAHGIGQFISTKAVGRWTREDITHTYKYPEKSEEERAAMLKALRQSQSLFSRYYLNDEFNDVTFDFELRDDIVIGQPFSVVLLIKNRSDRNEYEVSVILRVETVLYTGRVGDAVKRWSVDRVVRPGTLEEARMDVSWQEYGPRLLDQCAFNVACLAAVKDTNFEYFAQDDFRVRKPDIVITVSDPESRKDCPYRLGAISVVGERGGGGGRVEGDGQIPESVTDPVEQGPFPDRGAGFGRAVEGEIVGGGENGGLRRVFLLHGAEIRGTRHDSGEILLQGARGRGRFRQFYGETEQRLNSSPFSFFS, from the exons ATGGAGGCGTTCGCTCGATGCAGAAAAGTCCTTGAGGAGGCTCCTAGAACGCAGGCAACCCACCCGACCCAACCCAATCCAGCTCGTCGAGCACCGAATCGCGGATTTCTTCCTAGTTGCCGCTATCGCTCGGCTCGCAGCGCTAGTTTCTCGGAAGTGTTTGGTCACCGATCGAGAGGCGCGCGATCACCGCCGATGGGCTCAGTCTCTCGCTCGTTCTCGAGGGACGAGTTCACGTTTCCCAATCCTCGAACCATGTTCTACAGATTCTACGATCGGTACCGGATCTTCAACGACCGCCGCTTCAGGCCCTTCCCCTTCGCCTTTTACT GGGAGGACTTCAGCGTGCCGGTGCTCACGATTCTGGACGTGGACCCGTGCATCGGCGAGAACGGCGCGAAGCACAGGACGTCGAGGTACGAGGCGATGACTCGGCGGGGCGACGGCTCGAGGCTCGTCGTGAGACGCGGCCAAGAGTTCTACCTGCACCTCGCCCTGTCCAGGGATTACGACCCGAACACGGACGGTATATCGCTGGTGTTCACCGTGGACGGGGCTGAGAGGCCGCAGTACGGCCACGGCACCCTCGTCGCCACCCCCGTCCTCTACCCCGGCCAGCGATCCGAGGCTTCTTGGCAGGCTTACATCGACTCCCTTCACTCCGATTTCCTTCGACTGAAG ATCGTCCCCGCCCCCGACGCGATAATAGGCAAGTGGAGGATGGACATCGACACGAAGAACAAGAGCACGGACGGGGCGGTGAGTTACACGATGAAGAACCCGTTCTACCTCGTGTTCAACCCCTGGTGCCGAG AGGACGCGGTTTACAtggaggacgaggaggagaggcAGGAGTACGTGATGGCGGAGGACGGGCTGATATGGCGCGGCAGCTACAATCGGCCGAGGCGGACCGTGTGGAAGTACTCGCAGTTCGAGCGAGACATATTGGACTGCGCTCTGCACCTGATGATCGAGGTTGGCAGGGTTCGGGTCTCGGCCAGGCACGACCCCGTAGTCATAGCGCGCGTCTTGTCCGCGGCC GTGAACTCGCCGGACGACAACGGGGCGGTGATGGGCAACTGGTCCAACGATTTCGGGGGTGGCACGCCGCCCACCAAGTGGCTCGGCTCGCAGAAGATACTCCAGCAGTACTACAAGACTAGGAAACCGGTCAAGTACGGGCAGTGTTGGGTGTTCTCGGGCGTGTTGGCGACCATTTGCCGTGCCCTGGGACTGCCGTGCCGCGTTGTGACCAATTACGCGAGCGCGCACGACACGCAGAGCAGCCTCACCGTCGATTACTTCGTGGACGCCGAGGGGAAAGCGATGGAGGAGTTGAACAGCGACTCTATATG GAATTTCCACGTGTGGAACGAGGTGTGGATGAAACGGGACGACATATCGGCGGAGTATTCCGGGTGGCAGGCGATCGACGCAACCCCCCAGGAGTTGAGCGAGAACGCTTACCGGTGCGGTCCTGCCTCCGTGATCGGCGTGAAGAGGGGCGAGGTCCTTCGCCCTTACGACAACGCTTTCCTGTTCGCCGAGGTGAACGCGGACAAGGTGTTCTGGCGGTACAACGGGCCCACGCAGCCGTTGAAGCTGATCCGGAAGGACGCTCACGG AATCGGGCAATTCATCAGCACGAAAGCGGTGGGCAGGTGGACGAGGGAGGATATCACTCACACCTACAAGTATCCGGAGA AATCGGAGGAGGAGCGGGCCGCCATGTTGAAAGCGTTGCGCCAGAGCCAGTCCCTGTTCAGTCGTTATTATCTCAACGACGAATTTAACGACGTCACGTTCGACTTCGAGCTTCGGGACGATATCGTGATAGGACAACCGTTCAG CGTGGTGCTGTTGATCAAGAACAGGAGCGACCGCAACGAGTACGAGGTGTCGGTGATCCTGAGGGTGGAGACGGTGCTGTACACGGGGAGGGTCGGCGACGCGGTGAAAAGATGGAGCGTGGACCGAGTGGTGAGGCCGGGGACGCTGGAGGAGGCGCGCATGGACGTGTCGTGGCAGGAGTACGGGCCCCGATTGCTGGATCAATGCGCGTTCAACGTCGCCTGCCTCGCCGCCGTCAAGGACACCAATTTCGAATACTTCGCCCAAGACGACTTTCGCGTGAGGAAGCCCGACATCGTGATCACGGTAAGCGATCCCGAGTCCCGAAAGGATTGTCCTTACCGATTGGGAGCAATTTCCGTAGTTGGAGAACGAGGCGGTGGCGGGGGACGAGTTGAGGGCGACGGCCAAATTCCAGAATCCGTTACCGATCCCGTTGAACAAGGGCCGTTTCCTGATCGAGGGGCCGGGTTTGGACGAGCAGTTGAAGGTGAAATTGTCGGAGGCGGTGAGAACGGGGGCCTACGCCGAGTGTTCCTTCTCCATGGTGCCGAGATACGAGGGACGCGCCACGATAGCGGCGAAATTTTACTCCAAGGAGCTCGAGGACGTGGACGGTTTCGTCAATTTTATGGTGAAACCGAGCAACGATTAAACTCGtcacctttttctttcttctcgtaa
- the LOC107998181 gene encoding annulin isoform X2, producing the protein MEAFARCRKVLEEAPRTQATHPTQPNPARRAPNRGFLPSCRYRSARSASFSEVFGHRSRGARSPPMGSVSRSFSRDEFTFPNPRTMFYRFYDRYRIFNDRRFRPFPFAFYWEDFSVPVLTILDVDPCIGENGAKHRTSRYEAMTRRGDGSRLVVRRGQEFYLHLALSRDYDPNTDGISLVFTVDGAERPQYGHGTLVATPVLYPGQRSEASWQAYIDSLHSDFLRLKIVPAPDAIIGKWRMDIDTKNKSTDGAVSYTMKNPFYLVFNPWCREDAVYMEDEEERQEYVMAEDGLIWRGSYNRPRRTVWKYSQFERDILDCALHLMIEVGRVRVSARHDPVVIARVLSAAVNSPDDNGAVMGNWSNDFGGGTPPTKWLGSQKILQQYYKTRKPVKYGQCWVFSGVLATICRALGLPCRVVTNYASAHDTQSSLTVDYFVDAEGKAMEELNSDSIWNFHVWNEVWMKRDDISAEYSGWQAIDATPQELSENAYRCGPASVIGVKRGEVLRPYDNAFLFAEVNADKVFWRYNGPTQPLKLIRKDAHGIGQFISTKAVGRWTREDITHTYKYPEKSEEERAAMLKALRQSQSLFSRYYLNDEFNDVTFDFELRDDIVIGQPFSVVLLIKNRSDRNEYEVSVILRVETVLYTGRVGDAVKRWSVDRVVRPGTLEEARMDVSWQEYGPRLLDQCAFNVACLAAVKDTNFEYFAQDDFRVRKPDIVITLENEAVAGDELRATAKFQNPLPIPLNKGRFLIEGPGLDEQLKVKLSEAVRTGAYAECSFSMVPRYEGRATIAAKFYSKELEDVDGFVNFMVKPSND; encoded by the exons ATGGAGGCGTTCGCTCGATGCAGAAAAGTCCTTGAGGAGGCTCCTAGAACGCAGGCAACCCACCCGACCCAACCCAATCCAGCTCGTCGAGCACCGAATCGCGGATTTCTTCCTAGTTGCCGCTATCGCTCGGCTCGCAGCGCTAGTTTCTCGGAAGTGTTTGGTCACCGATCGAGAGGCGCGCGATCACCGCCGATGGGCTCAGTCTCTCGCTCGTTCTCGAGGGACGAGTTCACGTTTCCCAATCCTCGAACCATGTTCTACAGATTCTACGATCGGTACCGGATCTTCAACGACCGCCGCTTCAGGCCCTTCCCCTTCGCCTTTTACT GGGAGGACTTCAGCGTGCCGGTGCTCACGATTCTGGACGTGGACCCGTGCATCGGCGAGAACGGCGCGAAGCACAGGACGTCGAGGTACGAGGCGATGACTCGGCGGGGCGACGGCTCGAGGCTCGTCGTGAGACGCGGCCAAGAGTTCTACCTGCACCTCGCCCTGTCCAGGGATTACGACCCGAACACGGACGGTATATCGCTGGTGTTCACCGTGGACGGGGCTGAGAGGCCGCAGTACGGCCACGGCACCCTCGTCGCCACCCCCGTCCTCTACCCCGGCCAGCGATCCGAGGCTTCTTGGCAGGCTTACATCGACTCCCTTCACTCCGATTTCCTTCGACTGAAG ATCGTCCCCGCCCCCGACGCGATAATAGGCAAGTGGAGGATGGACATCGACACGAAGAACAAGAGCACGGACGGGGCGGTGAGTTACACGATGAAGAACCCGTTCTACCTCGTGTTCAACCCCTGGTGCCGAG AGGACGCGGTTTACAtggaggacgaggaggagaggcAGGAGTACGTGATGGCGGAGGACGGGCTGATATGGCGCGGCAGCTACAATCGGCCGAGGCGGACCGTGTGGAAGTACTCGCAGTTCGAGCGAGACATATTGGACTGCGCTCTGCACCTGATGATCGAGGTTGGCAGGGTTCGGGTCTCGGCCAGGCACGACCCCGTAGTCATAGCGCGCGTCTTGTCCGCGGCC GTGAACTCGCCGGACGACAACGGGGCGGTGATGGGCAACTGGTCCAACGATTTCGGGGGTGGCACGCCGCCCACCAAGTGGCTCGGCTCGCAGAAGATACTCCAGCAGTACTACAAGACTAGGAAACCGGTCAAGTACGGGCAGTGTTGGGTGTTCTCGGGCGTGTTGGCGACCATTTGCCGTGCCCTGGGACTGCCGTGCCGCGTTGTGACCAATTACGCGAGCGCGCACGACACGCAGAGCAGCCTCACCGTCGATTACTTCGTGGACGCCGAGGGGAAAGCGATGGAGGAGTTGAACAGCGACTCTATATG GAATTTCCACGTGTGGAACGAGGTGTGGATGAAACGGGACGACATATCGGCGGAGTATTCCGGGTGGCAGGCGATCGACGCAACCCCCCAGGAGTTGAGCGAGAACGCTTACCGGTGCGGTCCTGCCTCCGTGATCGGCGTGAAGAGGGGCGAGGTCCTTCGCCCTTACGACAACGCTTTCCTGTTCGCCGAGGTGAACGCGGACAAGGTGTTCTGGCGGTACAACGGGCCCACGCAGCCGTTGAAGCTGATCCGGAAGGACGCTCACGG AATCGGGCAATTCATCAGCACGAAAGCGGTGGGCAGGTGGACGAGGGAGGATATCACTCACACCTACAAGTATCCGGAGA AATCGGAGGAGGAGCGGGCCGCCATGTTGAAAGCGTTGCGCCAGAGCCAGTCCCTGTTCAGTCGTTATTATCTCAACGACGAATTTAACGACGTCACGTTCGACTTCGAGCTTCGGGACGATATCGTGATAGGACAACCGTTCAG CGTGGTGCTGTTGATCAAGAACAGGAGCGACCGCAACGAGTACGAGGTGTCGGTGATCCTGAGGGTGGAGACGGTGCTGTACACGGGGAGGGTCGGCGACGCGGTGAAAAGATGGAGCGTGGACCGAGTGGTGAGGCCGGGGACGCTGGAGGAGGCGCGCATGGACGTGTCGTGGCAGGAGTACGGGCCCCGATTGCTGGATCAATGCGCGTTCAACGTCGCCTGCCTCGCCGCCGTCAAGGACACCAATTTCGAATACTTCGCCCAAGACGACTTTCGCGTGAGGAAGCCCGACATCGTGATCACG TTGGAGAACGAGGCGGTGGCGGGGGACGAGTTGAGGGCGACGGCCAAATTCCAGAATCCGTTACCGATCCCGTTGAACAAGGGCCGTTTCCTGATCGAGGGGCCGGGTTTGGACGAGCAGTTGAAGGTGAAATTGTCGGAGGCGGTGAGAACGGGGGCCTACGCCGAGTGTTCCTTCTCCATGGTGCCGAGATACGAGGGACGCGCCACGATAGCGGCGAAATTTTACTCCAAGGAGCTCGAGGACGTGGACGGTTTCGTCAATTTTATGGTGAAACCGAGCAACGATTAA